In one Corallococcus sp. EGB genomic region, the following are encoded:
- a CDS encoding DNA topoisomerase IB, whose product MTQLERLRLGGHRRLGTMKRGFRYVDARGRAVSHAERERIAALRLPPAWTDVFISPKASARLQAVGRDGAGRWQYRYSEAHTQKQRDAKYRRIVSFAQALPKMRRQVNKDLRKRGLGRERVLAGMLRILGTCFIRPGSERYAEEHGSFGLATLRSRHVKVHGDTLVFDYPGKSGVRQHRELRDRRVATLVRQLLKVPGRDVFKFVLDDGAVVDVRRRHINEYIQQVMGPGYSAKDFRTWAGTLICACALARARERVKADGDGGPVKKTVLKKSMVAAVREASEQLGNTPAVAKASYIYPSVLVMFERGQVVDRYFESVDELAAHAGEGMHCSEEALLHMLDKAKGAARQASV is encoded by the coding sequence ATGACGCAGCTGGAGCGGCTGCGGCTGGGCGGCCACCGGCGGCTGGGGACGATGAAGCGCGGGTTCCGCTACGTGGACGCGCGAGGCCGCGCGGTGTCCCACGCGGAGCGCGAGCGCATCGCCGCGCTGCGGCTGCCCCCTGCATGGACGGACGTGTTCATCTCACCGAAGGCCTCCGCGCGGCTCCAGGCGGTGGGCCGGGATGGCGCGGGCCGGTGGCAGTACCGCTACAGCGAGGCGCACACGCAGAAGCAGCGGGATGCGAAGTACCGGCGGATCGTGAGCTTCGCGCAGGCGCTGCCGAAGATGCGGCGCCAGGTGAACAAGGATCTGCGCAAGCGGGGGCTGGGCCGGGAACGCGTGCTCGCGGGGATGCTGCGCATCCTGGGCACGTGCTTCATCCGTCCCGGCAGCGAGCGCTACGCGGAGGAGCACGGCAGCTTCGGCCTCGCCACGCTGCGCTCGCGCCACGTGAAGGTGCATGGCGACACGTTGGTGTTCGACTACCCGGGCAAGTCCGGCGTGCGGCAGCACCGCGAGCTGAGGGACCGGCGCGTGGCGACGCTCGTGCGGCAGTTGCTGAAGGTGCCCGGGCGAGACGTCTTCAAGTTCGTGCTCGACGACGGCGCGGTGGTGGACGTGCGCCGCCGGCACATCAACGAATACATCCAGCAGGTGATGGGCCCGGGCTACAGCGCGAAGGACTTCCGCACCTGGGCGGGCACGCTCATCTGCGCCTGCGCGCTGGCACGCGCTCGCGAGCGGGTGAAGGCGGACGGCGACGGCGGCCCGGTGAAGAAGACCGTGCTCAAGAAGAGCATGGTGGCCGCTGTGCGCGAGGCGTCCGAACAGCTGGGCAACACGCCCGCGGTGGCGAAGGCGTCGTACATCTACCCGTCCGTGCTCGTCATGTTCGAGCGCGGCCAGGTGGTGGACCGCTACTTCGAATCCGTGGACGAGCTGGCAGCGCACGCGGGTGAGGGCATGCACTGCTCGGAGGAGGCCCTGCTGCACATGCTGGACAAGGCGAAGGGCGCCGCGAGGCAGGCCTCCGTGTAG
- a CDS encoding 2OG-Fe(II) oxygenase — MPEYVTHPDALPHSELESLGDALLGSRFVARSPLMGTFRASRGFAFIFTREGRATLEARFPFLSVYLRRVLEDAAAQEVVPVKRRWFGGRETRPRPNAFYLNLLLLDAGTPVGRHIDATLQEPSGVAGATPEYVSVLYLRVPEGAQGGALRLLRDNQLQGEVRPQPGLLVHFRGNLQHEVQPFTGGPEGALRASLVCEQYAFADHVLPRLPVFRIHSKAGFSAYLEAQRERDGAPPSVGILED; from the coding sequence GTGCCCGAGTACGTCACCCACCCCGACGCCCTGCCCCACTCCGAGCTGGAGTCGCTGGGAGATGCCCTGCTCGGTTCGAGGTTCGTCGCGCGCAGCCCGCTGATGGGGACGTTCCGCGCGAGCCGGGGCTTCGCGTTCATCTTCACGCGCGAGGGCCGTGCGACACTGGAGGCCCGATTCCCGTTCCTGTCCGTCTACCTGCGCCGCGTCCTCGAAGACGCCGCCGCGCAAGAGGTGGTGCCGGTGAAGCGGCGGTGGTTCGGCGGCCGTGAGACGCGTCCGCGTCCCAACGCGTTCTATCTGAACCTGCTGCTGCTGGACGCGGGCACGCCGGTGGGCCGCCACATCGACGCGACACTGCAGGAGCCGAGCGGCGTGGCCGGCGCGACCCCTGAGTACGTCAGCGTCCTGTACCTGCGGGTCCCGGAAGGAGCGCAGGGAGGCGCGCTGCGGCTGCTGCGCGACAACCAACTCCAGGGCGAGGTGCGACCCCAGCCGGGCCTGCTGGTCCACTTCCGAGGCAATCTCCAGCACGAGGTCCAGCCCTTCACCGGAGGCCCCGAAGGAGCCCTGCGCGCGAGCCTCGTCTGCGAGCAGTACGCCTTCGCGGACCACGTGCTCCCCCGGCTGCCGGTGTTCCGCATCCATTCCAAGGCGGGCTTCTCCGCCTACCTGGAGGCCCAGCGCGAGCGCGACGGCGCGCCCCCTTCCGTGGGGATCCTGGAGGATTGA
- a CDS encoding patatin-like phospholipase family protein, translating into MSQSLTLLAGPDALRILRERGLRAEDVDILPGASGGPKWLGLEGIDRVLFGEFLQQPRTRPLHLIGSSIGSWRLACLAQKDPVAALRRFADAYVEQRYPPKPPPALVSKLSSTILDTLLGPGGVEEILTHPWARLHVVTARCKGLLGVEQSSVQLAGFVLGALANVVSRRTLGLHMERVIFHTAGDSSPFAGLKDLPSVHRPLSRDNLRPALIASGSIPMVLAGVQDIPGAPPGMYRDGGVVDYHLDVDYGTGDGLVLYPHFYPYVVPGWFDKSLKWRRAGPVNFRRALIITPSPAHLARLPGGRIPDRSDFTDMQADDRVRAWKQVLTEGDRMADELRELLASGRIADHVQPL; encoded by the coding sequence ATGAGCCAGAGCCTGACGTTGCTTGCGGGACCCGACGCCCTGCGCATCCTCCGGGAGCGCGGACTGCGTGCGGAGGACGTGGACATCCTTCCGGGCGCTTCCGGTGGTCCGAAGTGGCTGGGCCTGGAGGGGATCGACCGCGTGCTGTTCGGCGAGTTCCTCCAGCAGCCGCGCACCCGGCCGCTGCACCTCATTGGCAGCTCCATTGGGAGCTGGCGGCTCGCGTGCCTGGCGCAGAAGGACCCGGTGGCCGCGCTCCGGCGCTTCGCGGATGCGTACGTGGAGCAGCGCTACCCGCCGAAGCCTCCGCCCGCGCTGGTCAGCAAGCTGAGCTCGACGATCCTGGACACCCTCCTGGGGCCGGGCGGCGTGGAGGAGATCCTCACGCACCCCTGGGCGCGGCTGCACGTGGTGACGGCCCGGTGCAAGGGGCTGCTGGGGGTGGAGCAGTCCAGCGTGCAGCTCGCGGGCTTCGTGCTGGGCGCACTGGCGAACGTGGTGAGCCGCCGGACGCTCGGGCTCCACATGGAGCGCGTCATCTTCCATACCGCTGGGGACTCAAGCCCGTTCGCCGGACTCAAGGACCTGCCGTCGGTCCACCGTCCCCTCAGCCGCGACAACCTGCGCCCGGCGCTCATCGCGTCGGGATCCATTCCGATGGTGCTCGCGGGCGTCCAGGACATCCCGGGTGCTCCGCCCGGAATGTACCGGGACGGCGGCGTCGTCGACTACCACCTGGACGTCGACTACGGCACGGGCGACGGGCTGGTGCTGTATCCGCACTTCTATCCGTACGTGGTGCCCGGCTGGTTCGACAAGTCGCTCAAGTGGCGCCGGGCGGGGCCGGTCAACTTCCGGCGAGCGTTGATCATCACGCCGTCGCCCGCGCACCTGGCGCGGTTGCCCGGGGGACGCATCCCGGACCGCTCGGACTTCACGGACATGCAGGCCGACGACCGCGTCCGCGCGTGGAAGCAGGTGCTGACCGAGGGCGACCGCATGGCCGACGAGCTGAGGGAGCTGCTGGCCTCGGGCCGCATCGCGGATCACGTCCAGCCGTTGTAG
- a CDS encoding lipocalin-like domain-containing protein, with amino-acid sequence MKRSHWCALTAGSLLLLAVLLTPREASARERSLADQLVGTWTLVLVDNVLPDGTRVQLYGAEPQGLLMFDGQGRYSLHILRAGRVRFASSDKSQGTPEENQATVRGTNSHFGRYSVNEKERTLTFHIDHASFPNWEGTEQRRTFTLTGDELKYIVPAPTTGGTGTVGEVKWRRAK; translated from the coding sequence ATGAAGCGCTCCCATTGGTGCGCGCTCACGGCCGGGTCCCTGCTGCTCCTGGCGGTCCTCCTCACCCCTCGCGAGGCGAGCGCCCGAGAGAGGTCCCTCGCGGATCAGCTCGTGGGTACCTGGACGCTGGTCCTGGTGGACAACGTGCTTCCGGATGGGACGCGGGTGCAGCTCTACGGTGCGGAGCCCCAGGGCCTGCTCATGTTTGATGGCCAGGGGCGCTACTCCCTCCACATCCTCCGCGCGGGTCGGGTCCGGTTCGCGTCCAGCGACAAGAGCCAGGGAACGCCGGAGGAGAACCAGGCCACCGTGCGGGGGACCAACTCGCACTTCGGCCGGTACTCGGTGAACGAGAAGGAGCGCACGCTCACCTTCCACATCGACCACGCCTCGTTCCCGAACTGGGAGGGAACGGAGCAGCGGCGCACCTTCACGCTGACGGGCGACGAGCTGAAATACATCGTCCCCGCGCCGACGACCGGTGGGACGGGGACCGTCGGCGAGGTGAAGTGGAGACGCGCGAAGTAA
- a CDS encoding SDR family oxidoreductase encodes MQLEGRKVIVVGAGSGIGRGVAIAASEAGAHVVLAGRTRETLEATSELMKGPREVRVLDASVEAEVAAFCEAVGPFDHLVSTVSQGAAGPLTGIGSAAIERAFAAKLWAPIFLVKHASPRISPEGSFTFFSGFRAWKPAVGTSITSLVNGGLEAFTRAMALELAPVRLNAISPGVVDSGSFWDRLGAEARERLFADYANKAPARRVGKTEDLAAATLFAMTNPFLTGTVLSVDGGGVLM; translated from the coding sequence ATGCAGTTGGAAGGCAGGAAGGTGATTGTCGTTGGGGCTGGCTCGGGCATCGGCAGGGGCGTGGCCATCGCCGCATCGGAGGCGGGTGCCCACGTGGTGCTGGCGGGCCGTACGCGGGAGACGCTGGAGGCCACCTCGGAGCTCATGAAGGGCCCCCGCGAGGTGCGCGTCCTGGACGCTTCCGTGGAAGCCGAGGTGGCGGCCTTCTGTGAAGCGGTGGGCCCCTTCGACCACCTGGTGAGCACCGTGAGTCAGGGGGCCGCAGGGCCCCTCACCGGGATAGGCTCCGCGGCCATCGAGCGGGCCTTCGCCGCCAAGCTCTGGGCGCCCATCTTCCTGGTGAAGCACGCCTCGCCGCGCATCTCCCCGGAGGGCTCCTTCACCTTCTTCTCCGGCTTCCGGGCCTGGAAGCCCGCCGTCGGCACTTCCATCACCAGCCTGGTCAATGGAGGGCTCGAAGCCTTCACCAGGGCGATGGCCTTGGAGCTCGCGCCGGTGCGGCTCAACGCCATCTCTCCGGGCGTGGTGGACTCCGGCTCCTTCTGGGACCGGCTCGGCGCCGAGGCTCGCGAGCGGCTCTTCGCGGACTACGCCAACAAAGCCCCTGCCCGCCGCGTGGGGAAGACGGAGGACCTGGCCGCCGCCACCCTCTTCGCCATGACCAACCCCTTCCTCACCGGCACCGTCCTCTCCGTGGACGGCGGTGGGGTGCTGATGTGA
- a CDS encoding ABATE domain-containing protein: MAPRKNQAPAGELRDGFKFRSGRLCLDLPASLAARLKAEPKDLLETPHDLGRWLVAAGLAAKDPKPTDEDLRHARELREALYQLAVARLRNQGLDSKARALVNRWAAEPPLAPQLGPEGLTWTRGGVHSLLAAVARDGVELLGGPLAERIRNCEGEGCALLFVDTSRSGQRRWCSMSGCGNKAKVEEFRRRQRGE; this comes from the coding sequence ATGGCACCCAGAAAAAACCAGGCACCTGCCGGCGAGCTGCGGGACGGGTTCAAGTTCCGCTCGGGCCGGCTCTGCCTGGACCTGCCTGCGTCGTTGGCCGCGCGGCTGAAGGCCGAGCCGAAGGACCTGCTGGAGACGCCGCACGACCTGGGCCGCTGGCTGGTCGCCGCCGGGCTGGCGGCGAAGGATCCAAAGCCCACCGACGAGGACCTGCGGCACGCGCGCGAGCTGCGCGAAGCCCTCTACCAGCTGGCGGTGGCCCGCTTGCGAAACCAGGGCCTGGACTCCAAGGCCAGGGCGCTGGTGAACCGGTGGGCGGCGGAGCCTCCTCTAGCGCCGCAGCTGGGCCCCGAGGGACTGACGTGGACGCGCGGTGGCGTGCACTCCCTGTTGGCGGCCGTGGCGCGGGACGGTGTGGAGCTGCTGGGGGGGCCGCTGGCGGAGCGCATCCGCAACTGCGAGGGAGAGGGCTGCGCGCTCCTCTTCGTGGACACCTCGCGTTCCGGACAGCGGCGCTGGTGCTCCATGTCGGGCTGCGGCAACAAGGCGAAGGTGGAGGAGTTCCGCCGACGCCAGCGGGGAGAGTGA
- a CDS encoding triacylglycerol lipase → MNSQSPGVWNNAEALRGASRLAVQATRGVMGLVEEVHCTIASGPSLLGRPLERPARAVTGWIYSRLQEATRHVGAGLDAVLAALSPWLGDGAPGPQREAVVSVLNGVLGDALEAQGNPLAIPMAFRVHGQPLRLAPEALRDALPQAGRRLLVLVHGSSMNDLQWSRRGHDHGAALARDLGYTPVYLHYNSGLHISRNGRALSGLLEQLVACWPVPLESLTLMGHSMGGLVARSACLAAESEGLAWRPLLRGLVCLGSPHHGSPLERGGSWVDVLLELSPYSAPFARLGRIRGAGVTDLRFGNVLDSHWEGRERFGWGGDARRGLALPEGVACYAIAATTAKTLAERLPGDGLVPVDSALGRHALPELTLRFPEANQRIIPGANHLDLLDHPEVYATLRTWLVS, encoded by the coding sequence ATGAACAGCCAGTCGCCAGGCGTATGGAACAACGCGGAGGCCCTGCGGGGTGCCAGCCGCCTCGCGGTGCAGGCCACCCGGGGCGTGATGGGGCTCGTCGAAGAGGTGCACTGCACCATCGCCAGCGGGCCGTCCCTCCTGGGCAGGCCATTGGAGCGCCCGGCGCGAGCCGTGACGGGGTGGATCTATTCGAGACTCCAGGAGGCCACGCGGCACGTCGGCGCGGGGCTCGATGCCGTGCTTGCGGCGCTCTCGCCGTGGCTGGGGGATGGTGCTCCGGGGCCTCAGCGAGAGGCGGTGGTCTCCGTGCTGAACGGCGTGCTGGGGGATGCGCTGGAGGCGCAGGGCAACCCGCTCGCGATTCCAATGGCATTCCGGGTCCACGGGCAGCCGTTGCGCCTGGCGCCCGAGGCCCTGCGCGACGCCCTTCCTCAAGCAGGGCGCCGGCTGCTCGTGCTGGTCCATGGCTCCTCGATGAACGACCTGCAGTGGAGCCGGCGGGGGCATGATCATGGCGCGGCACTGGCTCGCGATCTCGGCTACACGCCGGTCTATCTCCACTACAACAGCGGCCTGCACATCTCCCGGAACGGGCGTGCGCTCTCCGGGTTGTTGGAACAGCTCGTGGCCTGCTGGCCCGTGCCGCTCGAATCTCTGACGCTCATGGGCCACAGCATGGGTGGACTCGTGGCGCGGAGCGCATGCCTCGCGGCGGAGTCCGAGGGCCTGGCCTGGCGTCCCTTGTTGCGCGGGCTGGTCTGCCTGGGGTCGCCCCATCACGGTTCGCCGCTGGAGCGCGGTGGAAGCTGGGTGGACGTGCTGCTGGAGCTCAGTCCGTACAGCGCGCCGTTCGCGCGCCTGGGACGGATCCGCGGTGCCGGGGTCACCGACCTGCGCTTCGGCAACGTACTCGACTCGCACTGGGAGGGGCGGGAGCGCTTCGGGTGGGGTGGGGATGCCCGTCGCGGCCTCGCGCTGCCGGAGGGCGTGGCCTGCTACGCGATCGCGGCGACCACCGCGAAGACGTTGGCGGAGCGGCTGCCCGGTGACGGGCTGGTCCCGGTGGACAGCGCGCTCGGGCGGCATGCCCTGCCTGAGCTGACGCTGCGGTTCCCGGAAGCGAACCAGCGCATCATCCCGGGCGCGAACCACCTGGACCTGCTTGACCACCCGGAGGTCTACGCCACGCTTCGCACGTGGCTCGTTTCCTGA
- a CDS encoding GNAT family N-acetyltransferase → MSELDRPVWASLTTFHVSVAEGDERARRFVPDINLFASTRDDAPESQAALAALVRPGERVYVLQVPPVVVPSGLRATKTAGGVQMVATRQLTEEREDDIQPLTDADAPEMLALALLTEPGPFLARTHQMGRFLGIRRGGRLVAMAGERMRFPGHTEVSGVCAHPDVRGQGLARRLSTAVVAAIQRRGERAFLHAWATNTPAIALYRSLGFEVRAEVNVAVLEREPHGRSG, encoded by the coding sequence ATGTCTGAGCTCGACCGCCCTGTCTGGGCCTCCCTCACCACCTTCCACGTCTCGGTGGCCGAAGGCGACGAGCGTGCCAGGCGGTTCGTTCCAGACATCAACCTCTTCGCCTCGACGCGGGATGACGCGCCCGAATCCCAGGCGGCGCTCGCGGCGCTCGTGCGTCCCGGCGAACGGGTCTACGTCCTGCAGGTGCCTCCTGTCGTGGTGCCATCGGGTCTGCGTGCCACCAAGACCGCCGGCGGTGTGCAGATGGTCGCTACGCGGCAGCTCACGGAGGAGCGCGAGGACGACATCCAACCGCTCACCGACGCCGATGCGCCCGAGATGCTCGCGCTGGCCTTGCTTACCGAGCCCGGTCCCTTCCTGGCGCGAACCCATCAGATGGGTCGCTTTCTGGGCATCCGGCGTGGCGGCAGGCTCGTCGCCATGGCTGGGGAGCGCATGCGTTTCCCCGGCCACACGGAGGTGAGCGGAGTCTGCGCCCACCCGGACGTCCGGGGGCAGGGCCTGGCACGCCGACTCTCGACAGCCGTCGTCGCAGCCATTCAGCGGCGCGGTGAGCGTGCCTTCCTGCATGCGTGGGCGACCAATACTCCTGCGATTGCGCTCTATCGCAGCCTTGGTTTCGAGGTGCGTGCGGAGGTCAACGTGGCGGTTCTGGAGCGGGAGCCCCACGGCCGATCGGGCTAG
- a CDS encoding MarR family winged helix-turn-helix transcriptional regulator, producing MQDPDEDVLRGLGHLALGTRLKRLGDRLQAHTQVILDEAKVPVPASHLPPLAALDSGGAMTVGDLSRALGVTQPGVSRMTGALEAAGLVRSGAAEDDGRARVIVLTSAGRSLLARLKRHTFPLIEAAVREACDDESGRFLGQLAVLEDALEELPLAARATRLAQGARRHV from the coding sequence ATGCAAGATCCGGACGAAGATGTCCTGAGGGGGCTCGGCCACCTTGCGCTCGGCACCCGTCTCAAGCGCCTGGGAGATCGGCTTCAGGCGCACACCCAGGTCATTCTCGATGAGGCCAAGGTGCCGGTGCCCGCCTCGCACCTGCCGCCGCTGGCGGCGCTGGACAGCGGTGGGGCGATGACCGTTGGCGACCTCTCGCGAGCCCTCGGTGTGACGCAGCCAGGTGTGTCGCGCATGACGGGGGCGCTGGAGGCCGCGGGGTTGGTTCGCTCGGGTGCTGCCGAGGACGACGGGCGCGCGCGCGTCATCGTGCTGACCTCGGCCGGTAGGAGCCTGTTGGCACGCCTGAAGCGGCACACGTTTCCGCTCATCGAGGCCGCGGTGCGCGAGGCTTGCGACGATGAGTCGGGTCGCTTCCTCGGACAGCTGGCCGTCTTGGAGGACGCGCTGGAGGAGCTGCCACTTGCCGCCCGTGCAACCCGGCTCGCTCAAGGAGCGCGTCGTCATGTCTGA
- a CDS encoding S1 RNA-binding domain-containing protein — MSDEKSGGNSGGPGGFGPKKPKATFGDVMLGIPSGGQGNERGGGRGGRDEKSGPGRGDRGPRDAQSQSRPQGEAPRGGGERGGGRGGERRGGGGERRPSGPMVVVKRASGSIETRALEGEKPAEATATAEQTGADAQASAAPSPAPTPRQVTPAPAPSSPLYDEVPETESFADMFEAQVKDGGAPGRRSVRVGEKVSGTIFQLGADTAFVSLDGAAKSEAMIELRELKDDEGILRFGVGDRLEAHVVEMGAKGIMLSRALAKGNASFAMLAEARASGMPVEGLVLSVNKGGVEVAIGETRAFCPISQLDIRFVEKPDQFIGEKLQFRVTEVRDRNVVLSRRSLLEDEQRKLAAETRKNLAVGKTVKGKVSGVRDFGVFVDLGGVEGMIPVSELSYTRVGHPSDVVKQGDEVEVEILRMEEGQPNSPDKSKQKERITLSLRSRQEDPFKKALEEIKEGDRMQGKVVRLQPFGAFVELRPGVDGLVHISALSDRRIAHPRDAVKEGETIWVSVEKIDANEKRIGLRRISEEEAQRPPEERPAKEAQSPAAPKEPAAPRPKVGAVVVGKVDRLEPYGVFLAFPGGKGLIPASETGTDRGTDMRKHFSIGQELKVAIIDIDASGKIRLSIPAAIRAEERAEVEAWQKTQQPQGGGKKGFGTFADLLSKLGK, encoded by the coding sequence GTGAGCGACGAGAAGAGCGGCGGAAATTCGGGCGGTCCTGGCGGTTTCGGTCCCAAGAAGCCGAAGGCCACGTTTGGCGACGTGATGCTGGGCATCCCTTCGGGGGGCCAGGGCAACGAGCGCGGCGGTGGCCGTGGCGGCCGCGATGAGAAGAGCGGTCCGGGCCGCGGTGACCGCGGGCCTCGCGACGCGCAGTCGCAGTCCCGTCCCCAGGGCGAAGCGCCCCGCGGTGGCGGCGAGCGCGGCGGTGGCCGTGGCGGCGAGCGCCGGGGCGGTGGCGGCGAGCGCCGTCCGTCCGGCCCCATGGTGGTCGTGAAGCGGGCCTCGGGCTCCATCGAGACGCGCGCCCTGGAGGGTGAGAAGCCCGCCGAGGCGACGGCGACGGCCGAGCAGACCGGCGCCGACGCGCAGGCCTCCGCGGCTCCCTCGCCGGCCCCGACGCCGCGTCAGGTGACGCCGGCTCCGGCCCCGTCCAGCCCGCTGTACGACGAGGTCCCGGAGACCGAGTCCTTCGCGGACATGTTCGAGGCGCAGGTCAAGGACGGTGGCGCTCCCGGCCGCCGCAGCGTGCGCGTGGGCGAGAAGGTCTCCGGCACCATCTTCCAACTGGGCGCGGACACCGCGTTCGTGTCGCTGGACGGCGCCGCCAAGTCCGAGGCGATGATCGAGCTGCGCGAGCTCAAGGACGACGAGGGCATCCTGCGCTTCGGCGTGGGGGACCGCCTGGAGGCGCACGTCGTGGAGATGGGCGCCAAGGGCATCATGCTCAGCCGCGCGCTGGCCAAGGGCAACGCGTCCTTCGCGATGCTCGCGGAGGCCCGCGCCTCCGGCATGCCGGTGGAGGGCCTGGTCCTCAGCGTGAACAAGGGCGGCGTGGAGGTGGCGATCGGTGAGACGCGCGCCTTCTGCCCCATCAGCCAGCTGGACATCCGCTTCGTGGAGAAGCCGGATCAGTTCATCGGCGAGAAGCTCCAGTTCCGCGTGACGGAGGTGCGCGACCGCAACGTCGTGCTGTCGCGCCGGTCGCTGCTGGAGGACGAGCAGCGCAAGCTGGCCGCGGAGACGCGCAAGAACCTGGCCGTGGGCAAGACGGTCAAGGGCAAGGTCTCCGGCGTGCGCGACTTCGGCGTGTTCGTGGACCTGGGCGGCGTGGAGGGCATGATCCCCGTCTCCGAGCTCTCCTACACCCGCGTGGGTCACCCCAGCGACGTGGTGAAGCAGGGGGACGAGGTCGAGGTGGAGATCCTCCGCATGGAGGAGGGCCAGCCCAACTCCCCGGACAAGTCCAAGCAGAAGGAGCGCATCACCCTGTCGCTGCGTTCGCGCCAGGAGGATCCGTTCAAGAAGGCGCTGGAGGAGATCAAGGAAGGCGACCGGATGCAGGGCAAGGTCGTCCGGCTCCAGCCCTTCGGCGCGTTCGTGGAGCTGCGTCCGGGCGTGGACGGCCTGGTGCACATCTCCGCGCTGAGCGACCGGCGCATCGCGCACCCGCGCGACGCGGTGAAGGAAGGCGAGACCATCTGGGTCTCCGTCGAGAAGATCGACGCGAACGAGAAGCGCATCGGCCTGCGCCGCATCTCCGAGGAGGAGGCGCAGCGTCCTCCCGAGGAGCGTCCTGCGAAGGAGGCTCAGTCCCCGGCGGCTCCCAAGGAGCCCGCGGCGCCCCGTCCCAAGGTGGGCGCGGTCGTCGTCGGCAAGGTGGACCGGCTGGAGCCCTACGGCGTGTTCCTCGCGTTCCCGGGCGGCAAGGGGCTCATCCCGGCCAGCGAGACGGGCACGGACCGCGGCACGGACATGCGCAAGCACTTCTCCATCGGCCAGGAGCTGAAGGTGGCGATCATCGACATCGACGCCTCCGGGAAGATCCGTCTGTCCATCCCCGCGGCCATCCGTGCGGAGGAGCGCGCCGAGGTGGAGGCGTGGCAGAAGACGCAGCAGCCGCAGGGCGGTGGCAAGAAGGGCTTCGGCACCTTCGCGGATCTGCTCAGCAAGTTGGGCAAGTAG